In one window of Methanosarcina vacuolata Z-761 DNA:
- a CDS encoding MFS transporter: MKPNKKPDINSENVKPNKKPDANSENMKPNKKPDINSENVKPNKKPDTNSKNVKPNKKPEINSENMSKDALTYVMWAILIISPLYALYFLFSLATGGSIIYSTIPSVIFFVAGVITLFDILAVQQITTVRN, translated from the coding sequence ATGAAACCAAATAAAAAACCAGATATCAATAGCGAAAATGTGAAACCAAATAAAAAACCAGATGCCAATAGCGAAAATATGAAACCAAATAAAAAACCAGATATTAATAGCGAAAATGTGAAACCAAATAAAAAACCAGATACCAATAGCAAAAATGTGAAACCAAATAAAAAACCGGAAATCAATAGCGAAAATATGAGTAAGGATGCACTCACATACGTTATGTGGGCTATTTTAATTATAAGTCCATTATACGCGCTTTATTTTCTATTTTCATTAGCTACAGGAGGTTCTATTATTTATAGCACAATACCTTCAGTAATCTTCTTCGTGGCTGGAGTAATTACATTATTTGATATCCTTGCAGTTCAACAAATAACGACTGTGAGAAATTGA
- a CDS encoding cupin domain-containing protein encodes MQLFTRYEEIEPYVTKDGSIIRELMHPSVHGNSNQSLAEATVPAGGKTLLHKHHLTEEIYHITEGSGIITLGSEEFKVKKGDTVCISPGTPHRIQNTGNTPLKILCCCAPAYSHEDTELVE; translated from the coding sequence ATGCAGCTCTTTACCAGATACGAAGAAATAGAACCTTACGTCACAAAAGACGGTTCAATTATCCGCGAACTTATGCATCCGTCGGTCCACGGCAACTCAAATCAGAGCCTTGCCGAAGCCACTGTGCCAGCCGGAGGAAAAACCCTTCTTCACAAACACCACTTGACCGAAGAAATTTATCACATTACCGAAGGCAGCGGGATAATTACTCTTGGCTCTGAAGAATTCAAGGTCAAAAAAGGAGATACTGTTTGTATTTCTCCCGGCACTCCGCACAGAATTCAAAACACAGGAAATACGCCGCTGAAAATTCTCTGCTGCTGTGCGCCGGCTTATTCGCATGAGGATACGGAATTGGTGGAATGA
- a CDS encoding TATA-box-binding protein, which yields MESIITIQNIVASTTLAEDFDLVKIMESGLEGAEYNKAKFPGLVYRIQNPKAAFLIFTSGKVVCTGSKSVENAHKAIITLANTLKDIGFDKIDLDPEVHVQNIVATADLKTNLNLNTIVMALGMENVEYEPEVFPGLVYRIDAPKLVVLIFSSGKLVIAGGKIPEDCEEGLRIISTEFDNLGLLS from the coding sequence ATGGAGTCTATAATAACTATACAGAACATAGTGGCATCCACCACGTTGGCGGAAGATTTCGACCTGGTAAAAATAATGGAGTCTGGGTTGGAAGGCGCAGAATATAACAAAGCGAAGTTCCCCGGCCTCGTATACAGAATTCAGAATCCCAAAGCTGCTTTTTTAATTTTCACTTCCGGAAAAGTGGTATGCACCGGATCCAAGAGCGTCGAGAACGCCCATAAGGCCATAATCACTCTGGCTAACACACTAAAGGACATCGGCTTCGATAAAATAGATCTAGACCCTGAAGTTCATGTTCAGAACATTGTAGCCACCGCTGATTTGAAAACGAACCTAAACCTGAACACAATTGTTATGGCCCTTGGCATGGAGAACGTTGAGTACGAGCCAGAAGTATTTCCCGGGCTTGTTTACAGGATCGATGCTCCCAAACTAGTAGTGCTTATATTCAGTTCTGGTAAGCTGGTAATCGCAGGTGGCAAAATTCCAGAGGATTGCGAGGAGGGTCTGCGGATCATCAGTACAGAGTTTGATAACTTAGGACTACTTTCTTAA
- a CDS encoding cupin domain-containing protein: MPAGGKTILHKHHLTEEIYHITDGSGIMTLGSEEFEVKKGDNVCISPGTPHRIQNTGNTPMKILCCCSPAYSHEDTELLE; encoded by the coding sequence GTGCCAGCCGGTGGAAAAACTATTCTTCACAAACATCACCTGACCGAAGAAATCTATCACATTACAGACGGTAGCGGGATAATGACTCTCGGTTCTGAAGAATTCGAGGTCAAAAAAGGGGATAACGTTTGTATTTCTCCCGGCACTCCGCACAGGATTCAAAACACAGGAAATACGCCGATGAAAATTCTCTGTTGCTGTTCGCCGGCTTATTCACATGAGGATACGGAATTGTTGGAATGA
- a CDS encoding HEAT repeat domain-containing protein: MVISELALGLFTNLLYESFKNIPEYISDTSSKVYDKAIEEFSNKNYKLTGIQIDTFFHQENVEKAIEKYLKSPDKLDCSNILINEFFELFSEEDFSHEDADLILNSFFEIIDTKIEEEPELRDYLGLYLAKQTCKTVQETNQGVQEISQDVKEISHNVQEIKEVIKGGGENQDKKESGVDFEKALEKYLNKIIDEDGKTGISEVYTELSAKEILPVTLKFHDEESNKEQEFEVLELVEKEIKLIISGESGSGKTTTLKWLSYTLAKSYLERKNENIPLYIELNSYISEERFIKKPFDAYVAMKAREKGISENTLEKVLKGKVIILLDGFDLLSTTDEFHPYDKISNFIADYNNCRFVISSRPGFFESVKNSFKVSELEKLTDEKIEVFISRYVSNGELADTLKDKILSNQQLKSILSNPMMLYIAIKVAMGRKDNSNDLLPSNRSELYEAFISTLFNHQKEKGKSLHADRIQIENALTDLYFKLQCRNEVSCKYSEALKFVKKSSEDSLFKEIRPQLILEDCSNLGVLYKNDDYVSYGIHQSFQEYFAAIKLKELFEAGFDVSEAFSHPKWEEVVIFTSEMLDLDSIDEFIDSMLPKEDQKLIFQPEIFLASKCVNKASDKIKEKLCVLLADKMDSRYKLEKISYIESLGKIGTTGISIIVKFLNDKDSEMRQIAAETLGKTKSDKAVQPLINALKDKDWYVQQRAAEALGNIKSDKAVQPLINALKDEDVFVRHYAAEALGNIKSDKAVQPLINALKDENSEVRLNATKALGTIKSDTAVQLLINALKDEVWYVQRRVAEALGDIKSDTVVQLLINAMKDENPSVRWRAAEALRNIKSDKAVQPLINALKDENSEVRLNATKALGNIKSDKAVQPLINALKDKNLEMRLNATKALENIKSDKAVQPLINALKDKDSEVRRSAAKVLENIKSDKAVQPLINALKDENSEVRLNATKALGNIKSDVAVQPLINALKDKDSEVRRSAVKALGNIKSDKAVQPLINALKDKDSEVRRSAAKALGNIKSDKAVQPLINALKDKDSEVRRSAAKALGNIKSDVAVQPLINALEDKDLYVRHYAAEALGNIKSDKAVQPLINALKDKDSYVRRSVAEALGNIKSDTAVQPLINALKDEDLFVRHYAAETLGNIKSDTAMQLLINTFRDEDSNVRLRAAGALGNIKSNITVQLLINTLKDENSYMRRYAAESLGNIKSDTAVQPLINALKDEDSNVRRSVAEALGNIKSDTAVQPLINALKDEDEYVRWRAAKALGNIKSDTAVKPLINALKDKDSYVRRSVAEALGNIKSDTAVQPLINALKDEDEYVRWRAAKALGNIKSDTAVKPLINALKDKDSYVRRSVAEALGNIKSDTAVQPLINALKDDDSDVRLSAAEALVEICTVKNREQLKGLLESDHEYSANTAFEILSEIEKEEKSKVILFKDEKFLRI, translated from the coding sequence ATGGTTATTTCAGAATTAGCTTTAGGCTTATTTACTAACCTCTTATATGAGTCTTTCAAGAATATCCCTGAATATATTTCTGATACTTCTTCAAAAGTATATGATAAAGCAATTGAAGAGTTCTCAAATAAAAATTATAAATTGACTGGAATACAAATTGATACTTTTTTTCATCAGGAAAACGTGGAAAAAGCAATCGAAAAATATCTGAAAAGCCCGGATAAGCTTGATTGCTCAAACATTTTGATCAATGAGTTTTTTGAATTATTCAGTGAGGAGGATTTCTCCCACGAAGATGCAGATTTAATCTTAAATTCCTTTTTTGAGATAATAGATACCAAAATAGAAGAAGAACCTGAACTTAGAGACTATCTTGGGCTCTACTTAGCAAAACAAACATGTAAAACAGTCCAAGAAACAAATCAAGGAGTTCAAGAGATATCTCAAGACGTCAAAGAAATATCTCATAACGTTCAGGAAATAAAAGAAGTAATCAAGGGCGGTGGAGAAAATCAAGATAAAAAAGAATCCGGCGTAGACTTTGAAAAAGCATTAGAAAAATACCTAAATAAAATAATAGACGAAGATGGAAAAACCGGAATCAGTGAAGTATATACAGAGCTTTCAGCTAAAGAAATTTTACCAGTAACTTTAAAATTTCACGATGAGGAAAGCAATAAAGAACAAGAATTTGAAGTTCTTGAACTTGTTGAGAAAGAGATAAAACTTATTATTTCTGGGGAATCAGGTTCAGGAAAAACGACCACACTTAAATGGTTGAGTTATACTCTTGCTAAAAGTTATCTTGAGAGAAAAAACGAAAACATTCCTCTATACATTGAATTAAACTCTTATATAAGTGAAGAGCGATTCATAAAGAAACCTTTTGACGCATACGTCGCTATGAAAGCTAGAGAGAAAGGAATCTCAGAGAACACTCTAGAAAAGGTATTGAAAGGAAAAGTAATTATTCTCCTTGACGGCTTTGATTTACTTTCAACTACCGATGAGTTCCATCCCTACGATAAGATTTCAAATTTCATTGCTGATTACAACAATTGTAGATTTGTTATTTCTTCAAGACCAGGCTTTTTTGAGAGTGTAAAAAATAGTTTCAAAGTCTCAGAACTGGAAAAACTAACAGACGAGAAAATAGAGGTATTCATAAGTCGATACGTTTCAAATGGAGAACTAGCAGATACTCTCAAAGACAAAATCCTTAGCAACCAACAGCTAAAATCCATACTATCTAACCCGATGATGCTTTACATCGCCATTAAAGTTGCTATGGGAAGAAAAGACAATTCCAATGACTTACTGCCTTCAAACCGTTCTGAATTGTACGAAGCTTTTATTTCTACTCTTTTTAATCATCAGAAAGAAAAAGGAAAAAGTCTTCACGCAGATAGAATACAAATTGAGAATGCCCTTACTGACCTGTATTTTAAACTTCAGTGCAGAAATGAAGTTTCATGTAAATATTCTGAAGCTCTCAAATTTGTCAAAAAAAGTTCTGAAGATTCTCTATTTAAAGAAATTCGCCCTCAGTTGATTCTTGAAGACTGCTCCAATCTTGGAGTACTTTATAAAAATGATGATTATGTATCATATGGAATCCACCAGTCTTTTCAGGAATATTTTGCAGCTATAAAGCTAAAAGAGCTTTTTGAAGCAGGATTTGATGTATCGGAGGCATTTAGTCATCCAAAATGGGAAGAAGTTGTGATATTCACCTCTGAAATGCTAGATTTGGACTCGATTGACGAATTTATTGATTCAATGCTTCCAAAAGAAGATCAAAAGTTAATATTTCAACCCGAAATTTTCCTAGCTTCAAAGTGCGTAAATAAAGCAAGTGACAAAATAAAGGAAAAACTGTGTGTTTTACTTGCCGATAAAATGGATTCTAGGTATAAACTGGAAAAAATAAGTTATATAGAAAGTCTGGGAAAAATAGGAACCACTGGAATTAGTATAATAGTTAAATTTCTGAATGATAAAGATTCAGAGATGCGACAGATTGCAGCAGAGACACTTGGAAAGACCAAGTCGGATAAAGCAGTGCAACCCCTTATCAATGCACTCAAAGATAAAGATTGGTATGTGCAGCAGAGGGCTGCAGAAGCACTTGGAAATATCAAGTCGGATAAAGCAGTGCAACCCCTGATCAATGCACTCAAAGATGAAGATGTATTTGTGCGGCATTATGCGGCAGAGGCACTTGGAAATATTAAGTCGGATAAAGCAGTGCAACCCCTAATCAATGCACTCAAAGATGAAAATTCAGAGGTGCGACTGAATGCAACAAAGGCACTTGGAACTATCAAGTCGGATACAGCTGTGCAGCTTCTAATCAACGCACTCAAAGACGAAGTTTGGTATGTGCAGCGGAGGGTGGCAGAAGCACTTGGAGATATTAAGTCGGATACAGTCGTGCAGTTGCTAATCAATGCGATGAAAGATGAAAATCCAAGTGTACGATGGAGAGCGGCAGAGGCACTTAGAAACATTAAGTCGGATAAAGCAGTGCAGCCGTTAATCAACGCACTTAAAGATGAAAATTCAGAGGTGCGACTGAATGCGACAAAAGCGCTTGGAAATATTAAGTCGGATAAAGCAGTGCAGCCGTTAATTAATGCACTTAAAGATAAAAATTTAGAGATGCGACTGAATGCGACAAAAGCACTCGAAAATATTAAGTCGGATAAAGCAGTGCAGCCGTTGATCAACGCACTCAAAGATAAAGACTCAGAAGTGAGGAGGAGTGCGGCAAAGGTACTCGAAAATATTAAGTCGGATAAAGCAGTGCAGCCGTTAATCAACGCACTTAAAGATGAAAATTCAGAGGTGCGACTGAATGCGACAAAAGCACTTGGAAATATTAAGTCGGATGTAGCAGTGCAGCCGTTAATCAACGCACTCAAAGATAAAGACTCAGAAGTGAGGAGGAGTGCAGTAAAGGCACTCGGAAATATTAAATCGGATAAAGCAGTGCAGCCGTTAATCAACGCACTCAAAGATAAAGACTCAGAAGTGAGGAGGAGTGCAGCAAAGGCACTCGGAAATATTAAATCGGATAAAGCAGTGCAGCCGTTAATCAACGCACTCAAAGATAAAGACTCAGAGGTGAGGAGGAGTGCAGCAAAGGCACTCGGAAATATTAAGTCGGATGTAGCAGTGCAGCCGTTAATCAACGCACTCGAAGATAAAGATTTATATGTGCGGCATTATGCGGCAGAGGCACTTGGAAATATTAAATCGGATAAAGCAGTGCAACCCCTAATCAATGCACTCAAAGATAAAGATTCATATGTGCGGAGAAGTGTGGCAGAGGCACTTGGAAATATCAAGTCGGATACAGCTGTGCAGCCGTTAATCAACGCACTCAAAGATGAAGATTTATTTGTGCGGCATTATGCGGCAGAGACACTTGGAAATATTAAGTCGGATACAGCCATGCAGCTGCTAATCAACACATTCAGAGATGAAGATTCAAATGTGCGGTTGAGAGCAGCAGGGGCACTTGGAAATATCAAGTCGAATATAACCGTGCAACTGCTAATCAATACACTCAAAGATGAAAATTCATATATGCGGCGATATGCGGCAGAATCACTAGGAAATATCAAGTCGGATACAGCTGTGCAGCCGTTAATCAACGCACTCAAAGATGAAGATTCAAATGTGCGGAGAAGTGTGGCAGAGGCACTTGGAAATATCAAATCGGATACAGCTGTGCAGCCGCTAATTAACGCACTGAAAGATGAAGATGAATATGTGCGGTGGAGAGCGGCAAAGGCACTTGGAAACATAAAATCGGATACAGCAGTAAAACCATTGATAAATGCACTGAAAGATAAAGATTCATATGTGCGGAGAAGTGTGGCAGAGGCACTTGGAAATATTAAATCGGATACAGCTGTGCAGCCGCTAATTAACGCACTGAAAGATGAAGATGAATATGTGCGGTGGAGAGCGGCAAAGGCACTTGGAAACATAAAATCGGATACAGCAGTAAAACCATTGATAAATGCACTGAAAGATAAAGATTCATATGTGCGGAGAAGTGTGGCAGAGGCACTTGGAAATATTAAATCGGATACAGCTGTGCAGCCGCTAATAAACGCACTGAAAGATGATGACTCAGATGTGAGGCTGAGTGCGGCAGAGGCACTTGTAGAGATTTGTACTGTAAAAAACAGAGAGCAGCTGAAAGGTTTACTGGAATCAGATCACGAGTATTCAGCTAATACCGCATTTGAAATCCTCTCTGAAATCGAAAAAGAAGAGAAATCGAAGGTCATTTTATTTAAAGACGAAAAATTCTTAAGAATCTAA
- a CDS encoding exonuclease/endonuclease/phosphatase family protein, which yields MLPYNPDLLIVSECEHPDKFSDKFYDDVLWIGDNRNKGLGVFSFNDFEIAIHESYCENYRYVLPVTVNGGEAMNFIAIWSQNNKEDLGRRYIGEVWKSLNYYKDLFRFPTIIAGDFNWNVIWDQGNQKYPLYGTLTDVINLLEQFDIFSMYHTFTNTEFGIEKEPTLYFRKNQKTPYHIDYIFAPSEIINRGKSFSVGKYEDWISLSDHMPLIAELE from the coding sequence ATTCTTCCTTATAATCCCGATTTATTGATTGTTTCTGAGTGTGAGCATCCGGATAAATTCAGCGATAAATTTTACGACGATGTTTTATGGATAGGTGATAACAGAAACAAGGGTCTGGGTGTTTTCAGTTTCAATGATTTTGAAATTGCAATCCATGAATCTTATTGTGAAAATTACAGATATGTCCTTCCTGTCACAGTGAACGGCGGTGAAGCAATGAATTTTATTGCTATCTGGTCTCAGAACAATAAAGAGGACCTAGGAAGGAGATACATTGGAGAAGTTTGGAAGTCACTGAATTACTATAAGGACTTGTTCAGATTTCCAACGATTATTGCAGGTGATTTCAACTGGAATGTTATCTGGGATCAGGGGAATCAGAAATATCCTCTTTACGGAACACTCACTGATGTAATTAATTTGTTAGAGCAATTTGATATTTTCAGTATGTATCATACTTTTACAAATACAGAGTTCGGGATTGAAAAGGAACCGACGCTTTATTTCAGGAAAAATCAGAAAACTCCTTATCATATAGATTATATTTTTGCGCCTTCTGAAATAATTAATCGCGGGAAATCGTTTTCGGTTGGTAAATATGAAGATTGGATTTCTCTGAGTGATCATATGCCTTTAATAGCAGAATTAGAATAA
- a CDS encoding HEAT repeat domain-containing protein: MPESITESSSNGYMGTYLKNVILEDRDKNSNYVELSAREILPITRRLFEERVSLAYDFKISQIVEKERHLIIYGEAGSGKTSTLKWLSTVYAREYLLKKEGFVPIYIELKSYVKGSFSNYLKAEVTKKGISETDFKKLLEGKALLLLDGLDLLMPSENFSPFDEISDFISEYEACRYVIASRPEPSDSLKSTFALSELEKLTDEKIRLFIEKYVPNKRQAKLLKARSLGEIQSKPILQNPLLLYLWIKLSTAHMGRRGKHEGVQHFNFFDSIPFVRAEIYQVFVSELFKDYRISYQELGTGRIDSQELNTERTNIENVLMNLAFKLQCKNKVSCKYSYALEVAESYIEASSSGRITECSKTECSKTECSKSGRITECSRSGRLKAGKLLQACLELGLLIRKSSEVKFGINRVFQEYFAALKLKTYCENGMDISKAFRNPRWENVIMLTSDLLESGDELLNLMVSSGNLYLASKCAGRASPETKGKLCALLARKLDSRYTVEKIKAVQSLGRLGACGIRANTGALKDKDIRVKRETAKVLGETRSEMALIPLEAAVGDADYSVRIEAIKSLGLIGSERAIELLRDTFEDKNRAVRLEAANALMQIGSEKAMEVLISALGAKDDFVRIGAVGALGKTNSRQVAEALIKAFQEEDKLVQLGAAEALGRMRSERAVEPFVDALEDKDEFVRWIATKALGEIKSDKTSGTFVNMLGDESRFVRREAAKALGGVGSEETLDSLVSALSDEDEFVRKTAVESLGEIKSEKAAKTLINKLQDNSHLVRLEAAKALGMMKVRKAIAPLLFALGDENRFVRKEAANALGQLECEKVLDPLIRIFKSQDPFTRQGAVRALGQINPYGIPDCISDQIFEFIDNALKDEDKLVRKETAKALQSLSENRSERAFESLISALDNEDDEVRRLAAGSLNLFDCEKAIPPLVSALKSRDATVRRFAADTLGQIKSKKALQPLIAILVFDNDGSVKEEAAKALGKIKSSQAIEPLIDALMDPNNKGRSGAAEALGQIKAENAVDHLIAALTDTDDFTRLAAAKALGRIKPEKAVEPLINSLYDCNRFVKAEVAGTLKKICTEEDRPRLQALLDSEDEFTANLAFEILESIEMEEILKTELFLDWE; the protein is encoded by the coding sequence ATGCCTGAGTCTATAACTGAAAGTAGTTCAAACGGGTACATGGGGACGTACCTGAAAAACGTAATACTGGAAGATAGAGATAAAAACTCTAACTATGTAGAATTATCCGCCAGAGAAATACTACCAATCACGCGCAGGCTTTTTGAAGAAAGGGTTTCTCTTGCCTATGACTTCAAGATCTCACAAATCGTGGAAAAAGAAAGGCACCTGATAATTTACGGGGAAGCAGGTTCAGGAAAGACAAGCACCCTAAAATGGCTGAGTACGGTTTATGCCAGGGAATACCTCCTGAAAAAAGAAGGATTTGTTCCGATATATATAGAACTTAAGTCCTATGTTAAAGGTTCTTTTTCTAATTACTTAAAAGCAGAGGTAACGAAAAAAGGCATTTCTGAGACGGATTTTAAGAAGCTGCTCGAAGGAAAAGCCCTGCTGTTACTGGATGGGCTTGATTTGCTCATGCCTTCAGAGAATTTTTCCCCTTTTGATGAGATCTCCGATTTTATTTCCGAGTATGAAGCCTGTAGATATGTTATTGCCTCTAGACCCGAGCCGTCTGATAGTTTAAAAAGTACATTTGCACTTTCCGAACTTGAAAAATTGACTGATGAAAAAATCAGGCTGTTTATAGAAAAGTACGTTCCCAATAAGAGACAGGCAAAGCTTTTAAAAGCCAGAAGCCTGGGTGAGATTCAGTCAAAGCCTATCCTCCAGAATCCTCTGCTGCTTTATCTCTGGATCAAACTTTCAACGGCACATATGGGAAGAAGAGGAAAACATGAAGGTGTCCAGCACTTTAATTTTTTTGATTCAATTCCTTTCGTCCGGGCAGAAATCTATCAGGTTTTTGTTTCGGAGCTTTTTAAAGATTACAGAATAAGTTATCAGGAGCTAGGTACTGGAAGAATAGATTCTCAGGAGCTGAACACCGAAAGAACAAATATTGAAAATGTCCTTATGAATCTGGCCTTCAAACTCCAGTGCAAGAATAAGGTTTCATGTAAGTATAGCTATGCCCTTGAAGTGGCAGAATCATATATAGAAGCCAGCAGCTCTGGAAGGATTACAGAATGCAGCAAAACAGAGTGCAGCAAAACAGAGTGCAGCAAATCTGGAAGGATTACAGAGTGCAGCAGGTCTGGTAGGTTAAAGGCGGGAAAACTCCTTCAGGCCTGCTTAGAGCTTGGACTTCTGATAAGAAAGAGTTCCGAAGTAAAGTTCGGAATAAATCGAGTTTTTCAGGAATATTTTGCGGCTTTAAAGCTGAAAACATACTGTGAAAACGGGATGGATATCTCAAAGGCTTTCAGGAATCCGAGATGGGAGAATGTGATAATGCTCACCTCGGACTTGCTCGAATCAGGAGACGAACTTTTAAATTTGATGGTCTCAAGCGGAAACTTGTATCTGGCTTCAAAATGTGCTGGGAGAGCCAGTCCCGAAACAAAAGGAAAGCTATGTGCTTTGCTTGCCAGAAAACTTGACAGCAGGTATACTGTAGAAAAAATAAAGGCTGTTCAGAGCCTTGGAAGGCTCGGAGCCTGTGGGATCAGGGCCAATACTGGAGCACTTAAAGATAAAGATATCAGGGTAAAAAGAGAGACTGCGAAAGTGCTCGGGGAAACCAGGTCCGAGATGGCACTTATTCCACTTGAGGCTGCAGTTGGGGATGCAGATTATTCTGTACGGATAGAAGCCATAAAGTCTCTTGGCTTAATAGGGTCCGAAAGAGCAATAGAACTGCTCAGGGACACATTTGAAGATAAGAACCGGGCTGTCCGGCTGGAGGCTGCAAATGCGCTAATGCAGATTGGATCTGAGAAAGCGATGGAAGTCCTTATTTCCGCACTCGGGGCCAAAGACGACTTTGTTCGGATTGGAGCTGTAGGAGCCCTTGGAAAGACAAATTCCAGGCAAGTGGCGGAAGCCCTTATAAAAGCATTTCAGGAAGAAGACAAACTTGTCCAGCTGGGAGCTGCTGAAGCCTTGGGCCGGATGAGGTCGGAAAGGGCTGTTGAACCGTTTGTAGATGCCCTTGAAGATAAAGATGAATTTGTACGCTGGATCGCTACAAAAGCCCTTGGAGAAATCAAATCGGACAAAACTTCCGGAACATTCGTCAATATGCTTGGGGACGAAAGCCGTTTCGTCCGAAGGGAAGCTGCAAAAGCCCTCGGGGGAGTAGGGTCCGAGGAAACGCTTGACTCCCTCGTTTCAGCACTCTCGGATGAGGACGAGTTTGTAAGAAAGACAGCCGTAGAATCCCTTGGAGAAATAAAGTCCGAGAAAGCTGCTAAAACCCTGATAAATAAACTCCAGGACAACAGTCATTTAGTCCGACTGGAAGCCGCAAAAGCTCTCGGAATGATGAAAGTTAGAAAAGCCATTGCTCCGCTGCTTTTTGCCCTCGGGGATGAAAACCGCTTTGTCAGGAAGGAAGCTGCAAATGCACTCGGGCAACTGGAATGCGAAAAAGTCCTTGACCCCCTTATCAGGATTTTTAAGTCTCAGGACCCTTTCACAAGGCAGGGAGCAGTAAGAGCCCTTGGCCAGATAAATCCTTATGGGATTCCTGATTGCATATCGGACCAGATCTTTGAGTTCATTGATAACGCTCTTAAAGACGAAGATAAACTTGTGCGAAAAGAAACAGCAAAAGCCCTGCAAAGCCTGTCCGAAAACAGAAGTGAAAGAGCGTTTGAATCCCTGATCAGCGCCCTTGATAACGAGGACGATGAAGTCAGGAGGCTTGCAGCCGGATCCCTGAACCTTTTTGATTGTGAAAAAGCTATCCCTCCGCTGGTCAGTGCCCTCAAGTCCAGGGACGCAACCGTACGCCGTTTTGCTGCCGACACCCTCGGCCAGATAAAATCAAAAAAAGCTCTCCAGCCCCTGATAGCTATTCTGGTTTTTGATAACGACGGCTCTGTAAAAGAAGAAGCTGCAAAAGCCCTTGGTAAAATAAAATCCAGCCAGGCTATAGAACCTCTTATTGATGCGCTGATGGATCCAAATAATAAAGGAAGATCAGGAGCAGCCGAAGCTCTCGGCCAGATTAAAGCCGAAAACGCAGTTGATCACCTTATTGCCGCCCTTACGGATACGGATGATTTTACGCGGTTGGCTGCTGCAAAAGCTCTCGGCAGGATAAAACCTGAAAAGGCCGTCGAACCCCTTATCAACAGCCTTTATGATTGTAACCGCTTTGTAAAAGCCGAAGTAGCCGGAACTCTCAAAAAGATATGTACTGAAGAGGACAGGCCACGTTTGCAGGCTTTACTTGACTCGGAAGACGAATTTACGGCAAATCTCGCTTTTGAGATCCTGGAAAGCATTGAAATGGAGGAAATCTTAAAAACCGAGCTGTTTTTAGATTGGGAATAA